Below is a window of Chloroflexota bacterium DNA.
CATGCTGGCCATGCCCTTCACCTCGCGGCTCATTGGGCCCTACATTGTGGTGGCCCTGCTCAATGTGCTGGCCGTGGCCGCTTGTTGGGGTTTCACTCGGGCCTACTTCGGTCGTGGGATTGCCTTGATTGCGGCTCTACTCTTTGCAGTCAACCCCTGGGCCGTGGTGTTCTCGCGGCGGCTATTGGGCAACGACATGATGCCCCTATTCACGGTCCTGCTGGTGTGGTCATTGTGTGACCTTATCACCAAGGGCCGCCGTCGCGACGGTGTCCTACCCTTCTTATGGCTAGCCATCCTCACCCAGGTTTACGTTGTGGCCCTTGTCCACCTGGTTACGGCCGCGGTGGGCTTCGCCCTGGGACTCAGCAGGGTACCTAAACGATGGTTCCTAGGGGGCGTGGCCCTATTTGCTCTTTTAGCTACGCCTTACCTGTTTGGTGCGGTGCTTCCCAATCTAGGCAACCTGCGCAACGTGACGGAGCCTAGCCCAGGCACGCTGGCTTATCTTTCTTCCAGAGTGGATCTCGATAGCCTGCGGGCTGCCTTCCTCATCGTGGGCAATGAGGGGTACCAGGCCTATGCTAATCAAGGAGGTCAGGTGCTGGATGCAACAAGGGGCGTACCCGATGCCTTCAGCCTCTTTGCGCGGTTCTTGATGGCCTTGGGCATCTTCTTCTCGCTGACCCGTGTTATAGGGTTGTCCAAAAGGCGAGAATTCAGGGCAGCAGCTCCCTACTTACTATCACTGCTGACAATCTTTCTGCCCGTGATGTTTTTAGTAGACCACGCCAGCCCGGTATATCCCAACTACCTGTTAGCAGGCTATCCTATGCAATTCCTTATGATGGGTATCGGGGTAGCTGAGGTTTATAAGCGGCTACGCAGTTTACTATCCCCCCTTTTGCCGTTAGGTTTGGTGACCGCCTTGGCGGCTCTCGTTGTGATTCAGCTGCTGCTGGCCAGGGTCTTTTTCCAGGTCATCCCCGAGTACTGGGTCAAAAGCGACTACGGTCTGCCCCTGGCTTATGCTGAGAATGTGCTGACTCTGACTCAACGAATGATAAAGGAGCGTCAGTTGGAACGGGTCTATGTAGCAGGGGCCGGCGAGAGAGATGTTATAGTGTATCAGCTACTACGACACAATCTTAAGAATGTCTTTCATTTCAGCACAGCGGATACCTTTGTGGTGCCGCGGGAGGGAAGCGGCCCTGTAATGTATTTAGTCTCGGAGAGGGAGAGCCCTGGGGCCAAAGTGCTATGGTCGAATTTTCCTCGCTCTGAGATCGCTTCCCTCGAGATGCCAGGAAGTGGGGTAGAGTTCTCATTTTTCCGGATAGACGCTAAGGATATGCCTAAAGCCCTCCAGCCCCTGGTTCAAAAGTCAACAGCGGCGGACTTTGCGTTCGAGAAGGTAGTGCGACTGAATACCTTCAGCGTAGAGCGAGATCTTCAGCCAGGAACTACTTCGACGATAGCCCTTCTGTGGACAGCGCCGGGCGATGCTACTTCTAAGCGGTACAATATCTCCATCCACTTGATAGATAGTGAATATGTGGTCTACGAGGGAAGGGATATGCCCTTCTATTTCTCCAGCCAGTGGTGTCAAGGGGACCATATCGTTACCTGGATCACCATGTCTCTTCCTCTTGACCTGACACCAAGGGCTTATTGGTGGCTGATCAAGGTCTACAGGACGACTTCGCTCACGGACTTTCGCAACTTGCTCGTCACAGACGCCACTGGTAATCCACTGGGTGACGGCGTCAGGTTGGGGCCTCTGTTAGTTCCCCAGAAGGGGATAGGGGAGCCCGAGTTTCGGGTGAAGGCTGATTTTGGGGGTAAGGTGGTCCTCTGGGGCTACGATCTGGACCGGGATACGTACCATCCGGGAGACGAGGTGAACATCCAACTCTACTGGCGGGCACTAACAGGGATCGAGCGGGATTACACCGTTTTCGTACACCTTCTCGATGGACAGGGAAAGATGATAACCCAACACGATGGCTATCCAGACCAGGGGAGGTTTCCCACCACAGCCTGGCAGCCGGGCAGGACAGTGCTCGATAGGCACAGCCTCACCCTGCCCCATAGCACCCCACCAGGCACTTATACGATCGAAGTCGGACTGTACTACCTGCCAACGGGGGAGAGACTCGGTGGTGGTGTTTTTAAGTTCCCCTTGACGGTGGAATGAAAACCCTCGCAACGTAGGGGCGACCGGCTGGTCGCCTCTACGTTCTGTTCCACCCTCGCGAGGGGTGATATCCAACCCTTGGGAACCGAGAAGCCGATAGAGGGTCTGGGGAAAAGCCCTCTGCGGCTCAGAAAGAGGGTTGGAAGATCAAAGGCAGGGAGCGCTTGTGCCTCGAGCGCTCATACATGCCCTGCACCACGGCGATAACCGCCGGGTCGCAGCCAGAGGCGCCGCCCCGCTCGATGGCCTCGATGGCCTTATCAAGGTCCTCATAGGTTATCCCCAGCTCACCCTCATCTGTCTGTCCAGCCCATAGACCGGCGCTAGGTGGTCTAGCGATGATTTCCTGAGGTATGCCCAAATCTCTGGCCAGCTGTCGTACCTGTGTCTTCAACAGCCCCCCAAGAGGCAGAATATCCACCCCACCATCACCATACTTGGTGAAATAGCCCACCATAAGCTCACTCTTGTTTCCTGTACCAGCTACCAGATAACCTCGGCTGTTGGCGAAATAGTAAAGGGTCAACATGCGCAGCCTAGGTTTCAGATTGGCCTGAGCCATCTCGTTCCCTGGAGGTACCAACTCCAAGAAAGAGTCAAGGAGCGGAGCCAGGTCCACCCGCACTGTGGGGATACCGAACCTAGAGGCGACCAGTTTGGCATATTCCTCATCGGTTGGCTGACTACGGCAGGGCATAATTAGCCCCAGCACATGGTCGCCCATGGCCCGCCTGGCTAAAACCCCTACCACCGAAGAATCTATACCACCACTTAGTCCAACGACTACACCACTGCTATTCGCCTCTTTAACAGTTTGCTGTATCCATCGACATATCTGATCGGCCAGAGTCACCCTTCTCATACCTCCCGTCAGTATATTTCCAGATAGCGCTCCACCTCCCAAGGACTGACGTAGAGGCGGTACTGATCCCACTCCAGCGTCTTCGCCTCCAGGAAGCGCTCATAGACATGTTCGCCAAGGGCCTCACGCACAACAACCTCGTCCTTCTTGAGCTCCTCCAGCGCCTCTCCCAGCGTGGACGGCAGGACCCCGATGTTGCGTCGTTTCAATTCGCTCTCGTCCAAATGATAGACATTCTCTTCCACCGCTTCGGGTAGCGGCAGTCGCCTCCTGATGCCGTTTAAACCGGCCTGGAGCATTACAGCGAAGGCGAGGTAGGGGTTACAAGAAGGATCAGGGCAGCGCAGCTCGATCCGCGTGGCGGCTGTGTTGCCGGGACTAACCTTAGGCACACGGATCAAGGCTGAACGATTGATATGAGCCCAACTGATATAAACTGGTGCTTCGTAGCCGGGCACAAGTCGCTTGTAGGAGTTCACCAGAGGGGCCAAGATGGCACACATGCCCCTGGCATGATAGAGCTGCCCGGCGATAAAATACTTGGCCACGTCCGATAGCTTGTACTCGTCTTCCTCAGCGGCGAAGGCGTTTTGGTTGGTGGCAATGTCAAATAGACTTTGGTGAGTATGCATCCCTGAGCCGTTAATGCCAAAGATCGGCTTAGGCATAAAGGTGGCGTGTAAGCCGCTCTTTTGAGCGATAGCCTTAAGAGTGTACTTGAAGGTCACGGCATTGTCAGCTGTCCGCAGGGCATCAGCATACTCGAAATCGATCTCGTGCTGTCCGACAGCTACCTCGTGATGGCTTGCCTCCACCTTTATACCCATCAGCTGCAGAGCATTCACCATCTCCTTGCGGACATGAGAGGCCAGGTCAGTAGAAAAATCGAAATAACCGCCCCGGTCATGGGGCAGGGGGGCGATGCGCCCGGCCTCATCGGGCTTAAAAAGGAAGAACTCCAGTTCGGGGCCCGTGTAGTAGGAGTAGCCCAGC
It encodes the following:
- a CDS encoding glycosyltransferase family 39 protein, which produces MPERPDYGPIGPLREGWGLRFELLLVGLTLALATYLRLAYLDFGQFRPDDANLWEIARNAFDQHRLLDRGMVSSIGVPNGPFQAYLLMLAMPFTSRLIGPYIVVALLNVLAVAACWGFTRAYFGRGIALIAALLFAVNPWAVVFSRRLLGNDMMPLFTVLLVWSLCDLITKGRRRDGVLPFLWLAILTQVYVVALVHLVTAAVGFALGLSRVPKRWFLGGVALFALLATPYLFGAVLPNLGNLRNVTEPSPGTLAYLSSRVDLDSLRAAFLIVGNEGYQAYANQGGQVLDATRGVPDAFSLFARFLMALGIFFSLTRVIGLSKRREFRAAAPYLLSLLTIFLPVMFLVDHASPVYPNYLLAGYPMQFLMMGIGVAEVYKRLRSLLSPLLPLGLVTALAALVVIQLLLARVFFQVIPEYWVKSDYGLPLAYAENVLTLTQRMIKERQLERVYVAGAGERDVIVYQLLRHNLKNVFHFSTADTFVVPREGSGPVMYLVSERESPGAKVLWSNFPRSEIASLEMPGSGVEFSFFRIDAKDMPKALQPLVQKSTAADFAFEKVVRLNTFSVERDLQPGTTSTIALLWTAPGDATSKRYNISIHLIDSEYVVYEGRDMPFYFSSQWCQGDHIVTWITMSLPLDLTPRAYWWLIKVYRTTSLTDFRNLLVTDATGNPLGDGVRLGPLLVPQKGIGEPEFRVKADFGGKVVLWGYDLDRDTYHPGDEVNIQLYWRALTGIERDYTVFVHLLDGQGKMITQHDGYPDQGRFPTTAWQPGRTVLDRHSLTLPHSTPPGTYTIEVGLYYLPTGERLGGGVFKFPLTVE
- a CDS encoding NAD+ synthase, which produces MRRVTLADQICRWIQQTVKEANSSGVVVGLSGGIDSSVVGVLARRAMGDHVLGLIMPCRSQPTDEEYAKLVASRFGIPTVRVDLAPLLDSFLELVPPGNEMAQANLKPRLRMLTLYYFANSRGYLVAGTGNKSELMVGYFTKYGDGGVDILPLGGLLKTQVRQLARDLGIPQEIIARPPSAGLWAGQTDEGELGITYEDLDKAIEAIERGGASGCDPAVIAVVQGMYERSRHKRSLPLIFQPSF
- a CDS encoding glutamine synthetase family protein — its product is MLPSEDTQDTLADAVLERAEAEGVRFVNLQFTDIVGVVKSVTIPINQLERAVRSGLWFDGSSIEGFARIAESDMFLMPDLNTFAVLPWETDVNRTARLICWVFSPNGDLFPGDPRAVLARSLNEAKKLGYSYYTGPELEFFLFKPDEAGRIAPLPHDRGGYFDFSTDLASHVRKEMVNALQLMGIKVEASHHEVAVGQHEIDFEYADALRTADNAVTFKYTLKAIAQKSGLHATFMPKPIFGINGSGMHTHQSLFDIATNQNAFAAEEDEYKLSDVAKYFIAGQLYHARGMCAILAPLVNSYKRLVPGYEAPVYISWAHINRSALIRVPKVSPGNTAATRIELRCPDPSCNPYLAFAVMLQAGLNGIRRRLPLPEAVEENVYHLDESELKRRNIGVLPSTLGEALEELKKDEVVVREALGEHVYERFLEAKTLEWDQYRLYVSPWEVERYLEIY